One part of the Marinobacter sp. MDS2 genome encodes these proteins:
- a CDS encoding HD-GYP domain-containing protein — MADFIRIAPGALVIGKPLPWDVFDTSGAVLLRQGYIIPSDAQLERVYERGQIKPVVSRPRKFGQLADQHASNPFAEYGDLLATLEATLSAITSQAPSAKKRLLGSARMLERVCKQAPDATLALVHLYSINPTIYEQTLFYGILSHFIARQFNLEHKRTTSLVLSALTANLALIPVIDQLNASKHVLTAEQRAVIRKHPERAVEALQAAGISNSRMLQCIMQHHEKADGSGYPFGLSGSDILPEAEILALAERYVAMITKRAYRDRMDIVGARKLLRTLGNDQLRPAIPKALLEILGDYPPGVVVRLANDEIGVVKKRPEGQRGAIVSTIISPRGTRYTGTFERNTNEPEYAITRLEDAEAMPSMDFSLIWGFRNL, encoded by the coding sequence TTGGCTGATTTTATACGCATTGCGCCGGGCGCACTGGTGATTGGCAAACCACTGCCATGGGATGTGTTCGATACGAGTGGCGCTGTACTGTTACGCCAAGGCTACATCATTCCCTCGGATGCCCAACTCGAGCGTGTGTATGAGCGCGGCCAGATCAAACCCGTTGTTTCACGGCCCCGCAAATTTGGGCAACTTGCGGATCAGCACGCTAGTAACCCCTTTGCCGAATACGGCGACCTGCTGGCCACGCTTGAGGCAACTCTGTCTGCCATAACCTCACAAGCACCTAGCGCAAAGAAGCGCTTACTGGGATCGGCCCGCATGCTAGAGCGGGTTTGCAAACAGGCGCCTGATGCTACTCTCGCGCTGGTTCACTTATACTCCATCAACCCTACTATTTACGAACAAACCTTGTTCTACGGCATTCTTAGCCATTTCATCGCCCGGCAATTTAACCTGGAACACAAGCGCACCACATCGCTCGTTCTCTCCGCGCTGACCGCTAATCTCGCCCTTATTCCCGTCATCGACCAATTAAATGCCTCGAAACATGTGCTAACCGCCGAGCAACGCGCCGTTATTCGCAAACATCCTGAACGGGCTGTAGAGGCACTCCAGGCTGCGGGCATATCAAACTCTCGCATGCTGCAATGCATCATGCAGCATCACGAAAAAGCCGATGGCTCGGGATACCCTTTCGGCCTGAGTGGTTCAGACATATTGCCGGAAGCGGAGATCTTGGCGTTGGCAGAACGATACGTCGCCATGATCACAAAGCGAGCCTACCGAGATAGGATGGACATTGTTGGGGCCCGAAAACTGTTGCGCACTCTCGGAAACGATCAGCTTCGACCCGCCATCCCGAAAGCCTTGCTCGAAATTCTCGGTGACTACCCCCCAGGCGTGGTGGTTCGCTTGGCGAACGATGAGATCGGGGTGGTAAAAAAGCGGCCCGAAGGCCAACGGGGAGCCATAGTCAGTACCATTATCAGCCCAAGAGGAACCCGCTACACCGGAACGTTCGAGCGGAATACAAACGAACCGGAATACGCCATCACCCGACTCGAAGATGCAGAAGCAATGCCCTCCATGGATTTCAGCCTGATCTGGGGATTCCGAAATCTGTAA
- a CDS encoding GGDEF domain-containing protein, protein MLYRLKNDFRLSIVTLLSGSAILGITPFAIMRFIDGNLLAGFIDLGILAALAGSLVYAWVTQDTYRSGIFLAISCCTGAVVVSMMVGEVGVFWLYPCLVTTFFLAPSRIAAALNLVSVLVMVSVENAFTSSVQMWTFIASTSIVSACSYVFAMRNKEQRDRLEQLATIDPLTGVKNRRSMDQELDLAAANAERTGLPYALVILDIDHFKAINDEYGHGVGDNVLCDLVGLIAENTRRTDQLFRYGGEEFVVLFPGVDGTNLKTVVANLQQGLRKSLKGPGGPVTSSFGVAMLRHGESVASWLARADHALYRAKESGRDRVVYGDDF, encoded by the coding sequence ATGCTCTATCGCCTGAAGAATGATTTTCGGTTGTCCATCGTGACTCTGCTGTCTGGCAGCGCGATTCTTGGCATTACGCCGTTTGCGATCATGCGGTTTATTGATGGCAACCTGCTGGCAGGTTTCATTGACCTCGGCATTCTGGCGGCTCTTGCCGGCAGTCTGGTGTATGCCTGGGTTACCCAGGACACCTACCGTTCTGGCATTTTCCTGGCTATCTCCTGCTGCACCGGTGCAGTGGTGGTGAGCATGATGGTGGGCGAAGTCGGTGTTTTCTGGCTCTACCCCTGTTTGGTGACAACGTTCTTTCTGGCCCCCAGCCGAATTGCCGCTGCCCTGAACCTGGTATCGGTGCTTGTGATGGTGTCGGTGGAGAACGCGTTTACTTCTTCGGTGCAGATGTGGACCTTCATCGCCAGCACCTCCATCGTGAGCGCCTGTTCTTATGTGTTTGCCATGCGCAATAAAGAACAGAGGGACCGTCTTGAGCAATTGGCGACAATTGACCCGTTAACCGGCGTGAAAAACCGCCGTTCAATGGACCAGGAATTGGATTTGGCAGCGGCGAATGCAGAACGTACCGGGCTGCCCTATGCACTGGTGATCCTGGACATTGACCACTTCAAGGCAATCAACGATGAGTACGGCCACGGTGTCGGTGATAATGTTCTGTGCGATTTGGTCGGTCTGATTGCAGAAAACACCCGCCGAACCGACCAGCTGTTCCGGTATGGTGGGGAGGAGTTTGTGGTGCTGTTCCCGGGGGTGGATGGAACAAACCTGAAGACCGTGGTTGCCAACCTGCAGCAAGGCTTGCGAAAGTCGCTTAAAGGGCCGGGCGGTCCGGTGACTTCGTCTTTTGGTGTGGCCATGCTGCGTCACGGCGAGAGCGTGGCAAGCTGGTTAGCGAGAGCCGATCACGCGCTCTATCGGGCCAAGGAGTCCGGCCGCGACAGAGTCGTGTACGGCGATGACTTCTGA